A region from the Benincasa hispida cultivar B227 chromosome 10, ASM972705v1, whole genome shotgun sequence genome encodes:
- the LOC120088553 gene encoding callose synthase 12-like, whose product MSTRHRPPPPRPGPPDENEPYNIIPIHNLLADHPSLRFPEVRAATAALRAVGNLRKPPYVQWLDHMDILDWLALFFGFQKDNVRNQREHLVLHLANAQMRLTPPPDNIDTLDATVLRRFRKKLLKNYTNWCSYLGKKSNIWISDRREADQRRELLYVSLYLLIWGESANLRFVPECICYIFHHMAMELNKILEDYIDENTGQPILPSISGENAYLNCVVKPIYETIKAEVESSKNGTAPHRVWRNYDDINEYFWSKRCFQKLKWPIDVGSNFFVTSSRSRHVGKTGFVEQRSFWNLFRSFDRLWVMLILFLQAAIIVAWDGRQPWFSLRERDVQIKLLSVFFTWSGLRFLKSLLDAAMQYSLVSRETLGLGVRMIMKSIVAAAWTILFVVFYVRIWSQRSRDRVWSTQANKDVGNFLIAAGVFIAPEVLALALFILPWIRNFMEETNWKIFYMLSWWFQSRTFVGRGLREGLVDNIKYSLFWILVLATKFAFSYFLQIKPMMGPTRALLNLGDVTYEWHQFFRGSNRFAVVLLWLPVVLIYLMDLQIWYSIYSSFVGAAVGLFDHLGEIRNMPQLRLRFQFFASAIQFNLMPEEQLLNARGTLKSKFKDAIHRLKLRYGLGHSYKKLESNQVEATKFAIIWNEIITIFREEDIISDREVELLELPQNSWNIKVIRWPCFLLCNELLLALSQAKELVDAPDKWLWHKICKNEYRRCAVIEAYESIKHLLLQILKHNSEEKSIMTVLFQEIDHSIEIEKFTKTFNMNALPELHSKLIKLAELLNKPKKDTNQVVNTLQALYEISTRDFFKEKRTGDQLIIDGLALRNSTSTTGLLFENAVKFPDASNESFYRQVRRLHTILTSRDSMHNIPINLEARRRLAFFSNSLFMNIPHAPQVEKMMAFSVLTPYYSEEVLYSKEQLRTENEDGISILYYLQTIYVDEWKNFLERMHREGMVKDSEIWTTKLRDLRLWASFRGQTLTRTVRGMMYYYRALKMLAYLDSASEMDIREGSQELNSMRREGSIDGSASDRSSPSRSLSRKGSSVSLLFKGHEYGTALMKYTYVVACQIYGTQKAKKDPHAEEILYLMKTNEALRVAYVDEVSTGREEKEYYSVLVKYDHQLEKEVEIYRIKLPGPLKLGEGKPENQNHAIIFTRGDAVQTIDMNQDNYFEEALKMRNLLEEYRHNYGIRKPTILGVREHIFTGSVSSLAWFMSAQETSFVTLGQRVLANPLKIRMHYGHPDVFDRFWFLTRGGISKASRVINISEDIFAGFNCTLRGGNVTHHEYIQVGKGRDVGLNQVSMFEAKVASGNGEQILSRDVYRLGHRLDFFRMLSFFYTTVGFFFNTMMVTLTVYAFLWGRLYLALSGIENSIASESNNGALATILNQQFIIQLGLFTALPMIVENSLEQGFLQSIWDFLTMQLQLSSIFYTFSMGTRAHYFGRTILHGGAKYRATGRGFVVQHKSFAENYRLYARSHFIKAIELGLILTVYASHSAVSSDTFVYIAMTFTSWFLVISWLMAPFVFNPSGFDWLKTVYDFDEFMNWIWYRGSIFAKAEQSWERWWYEEQDHLKTTGFWGKVLEVILDLRFFFFQYGIVYQLGISAGSTSIAVYLLSWICVFVALATYVVVAYARDKYAAKEHIYYRLVQFLIIILAIVVIVALLEFTSFKFRDIFTSLLAFLPTGWGLLLIAQVLRPFLHSTILWDIVIAVARFYDILFGVIVMIPVAVLSWLPGFQSMQTRILFNEAFSRGLRIFQIVTGKKSKVDQD is encoded by the coding sequence ATGAGTACTCGCCACCGCCCTCCGCCGCCGCGCCCTGGTCCGCCGGACGAAAACGAACCCTACAATATAATACCCATCCACAATCTCCTTGCTGACCACCCTTCCCTTCGTTTTCCCGAGGTTCGTGCTGCCACTGCTGCCCTACGAGCAGTGGGTAACCTCCGGAAGCCGCCGTATGTTCAATGGCTCGATCACATGGATATTCTCGATTGGCTCGCCCTCTTCTTTGGGTTTCAGAAGGATAACGTTCGGAATCAACGGGAGCATCTTGTGCTTCATTTGGCTAATGCTCAGATGCGCTTAACCCCTCCTCCTGACAATATCGATACCCTCGACGCTACCGTTTTACGGCGTTTCAGGAAGAAGCTGTTGAAGAATTACACCAATTGGTGCTCCTACTTGGGGAAGAAGTCCAACATTTGGATCTCGGATCGTCGGGAGGCGGATCAGCGCCGCGAATTGCTTTATGTTTCGTTGTACTTGCTGATATGGGGTGAGTCCGCTAATTTACGCTTCGTTCCTGAAtgtatttgttatattttccATCACATGGCCATGGAACTGAATAAGATTTTGGAGGATTATATTGATGAGAATACCGGACAGCCTATATTGCCCTCTATATCGGGCGAAAATGCTTACCTAAATTGTGTTGTTAAACCCATTTACGAGACCATAAAAGCTGAGGTTGAGAGTAGCAAAAATGGTACTGCCCCACATCGTGTTTGGAGGAACTATGACGACATTAACGAATATTTTTGGAGTAAGAGGTGTTTTCAGAAACTCAAATGGCCCATTGATGTGGGTAGTAACTTCTTTGTGACTTCTAGCAGGAGTAGGCATGTAGGGAAGACTGGGTTTGTTGAGCAGAGGTCTTTTTGGAACTTGTTTCGAAGTTTTGATCGTCTATGGGTAATGTTAATTCTATTTCTCCAGGCTGCAATTATTGTTGCATGGGACGGGAGGCAGCCATGGTTTTCGTTGAGGGAGCGAGATGTCCAAATTAAGCTTTTATCTGTGTTTTTCACTTGGAGTGGCTTGAGGTTTCTGAAGTCATTGCTTGATGCAGCGATGCAGTATAGTTTGGTTTCAAGGGAAACTTTGGGACTTGGAGTGAGAATGATAATGAAATCCATTGTTGCTGCAGCATGGACTATTCTGTTCGTGGTGTTTTATGTGAGGATTTGGTCGCAGAGGAGCCGAGATAGAGTTTGGTCTACTCAGGCTAACAAGGACGTCGGCAATTTTCTTATTGCAGCAGGCGTTTTTATTGCTCCAGAGGTTTTGGCGTTGGCTCTTTTTATCCTTCCATGGATTAGAAATTTTATGGAAGAGACCAACTGGAAGATCTTTTATATGTTGTCCTGGTGGTTTCAGAGCAGGACTTTTGTTGGCCGTGGGTTGAGGGAAGGCCTAGTGGACAATATTAAGTACAGCTTGTTCTGGATTCTGGTGCTTGCTACAAAATTCGCCTTCAGTTATTTTCTGCAGATCAAGCCCATGATGGGTCCGACGAGAGCACTGTTGAATTTGGGGGATGTGACCTACGAGTGGCATCAGTTCTTTAGGGGGAGTAACAGATTTGCTGTCGTATTACTTTGGCTTCCTGTTGTCTTGATCTACCTCATGGATTTGCAGATTTGGTATTCAATCTACTCCTCTTTTGTTGGGGCAGCTGTTGGGTTGTTTGACCACTTGGGTGAAATACGGAATATGCCACAGTTGAGGCTGAGGTTCCAGTTCTTTGCCAGTGCCATTCAATTTAATCTAATGCCTGAAGAGCAACTTCTGAATGCCAGGGGGACACTGAAGAGCAAGTTTAAAGATGCTATTCATCGGTTGAAGCTTAGATATGGTCTTGGCCACTCTTATAAGAAGCTTGAATCTAATCAGGTTGAGGCAACTAAGTTTGCTATAATATGGAATGAGATAATAACCATTTTCAGGGAAGAAGATATTATCTCTGATCGTGAGGTTGAGCTATTGGAGTTGCCCCAAAATTCTTGGAATATTAAAGTTATTCGCTGGCCATGTTTCCTTCTCTGCAATGAGCTATTGCTTGCACTCAGTCAGGCCAAAGAATTAGTAGATGCTCCTGACAAATGGCTCTGGCATAAGATATGCAAGAATGAGTATAGACGCTGTGCAGTCATTGAAGCTTATGAATCCATTAAGCATTTGCTACTCCAGATTCTTAAGCATAATAGTGAAGAGAAATCAATTATGACAGTTTTGTTCCAAGAGATTGATCACTCTATCGAGATTGAGAAGTTCACAAAAACATTCAATATGAATGCATTACCAGAGCTCCATTCCAAGTTGATCAAACTTGCTGAACTATTGAACAAACCTAAGAAAGACACTAACCAAGTTGTGAACACTCTACAGGCCCTTTATGAAATTTCCACTCGAGACTTCTTCAAGGAGAAGCGAACAGGTGATCAACTAATAATTGATGGATTGGCTCTCCGTAACTCAACTTCAACAACTGGGCTCCTTTTTGAAAATGCTGTTAAGTTTCCTGATGCTAGTAATGAGAGCTTTTACCGCCAGGTTCGCCGTTTGCATACCATTCTTACGTCTCGGGACTCTATGCATAACATACCAATAAATCTTGAGGCAAGGCGCCGACTTGCTTTTTTCAGTAACTCCTTATTCATGAACATTCCTCATGCTCCTCAAGTTGAGAAAATGATGGCTTTCAGTGTTCTGACCCCCTATTATAGCGAAGAAGTATTATACAGCAAAGAACAGCTTCGTActgaaaatgaagatggaatctcAATTCTCTATTATCTTCAGACAATTTATGTTGATGAATGGAAAAATTTCCTGGAACGTATGCACCGTGAAGGGATGGTGAAAGACAGTGAAATTTGGACAACCAAGCTAAGAGATCTTAGGCTCTGGGCATCATTCAGGGGTCAGACACTAACCCGAACTGTGAGAGGAATGATGTATTATTATCGAGCTCTCAAAATGCTGGCATATTTGGATTCTGCTTCTGAGATGGACATTAGGGAAGGATCACAAGAACTTAATTCTATGAGACGAGAAGGTAGTATTGATGGTAGTGCCTCAGATAGGTCAAGTCCGTCTAGGAGCTTAAGTAGAAAGGGCAGTTCAGTAAGTTTGCTTTTTAAAGGCCATGAGTATGGGACTGCTTTGATGAAATATACTTACGTGGTTGCCTGTCAGATCTACGGGACCCAAAAGGCCAAAAAAGATCCTCATGCTGaggaaattttatatttgatgaaAACCAATGAGGCCCTGCGAGTTGCCTATGTTGATGAGGTTTCTACTGGGAGAGAAGAGAAAGAGTACTACTCGGTTCTGGTAAAATATGATCATCAGCTAGAGAAGGAAGTGGAGATTTACAGGATAAAGTTGCCTGGTCCCCTGAAGCTTGGAGAGGGTAAGCCGGAGAACCAAAATCATGCTATTATCTTTACACGTGGTGATGCAGTACAAACAATTGATATGAACCAAGATAATTATTTTGAGGAGGCACTCAAAATGAGAAATCTCTTGGAAGAATATAGGCACAATTATGGAATTAGGAAGCCCACTATCCTGGGAGTTCGAGAGCATATTTTTACTGGTTCTGTTTCATCACTTGCTTGGTTTATGTCAgctcaggaaactagttttGTCACATTGGGTCAGCGGGTTCTAGCTAACCCATTAAAAATTCGTATGCATTATGGTCATCCAGATGTGTTTGATCGTTTTTGGTTCTTGACTAGAGGTGGAATTAGTAAAGCATCCAGAGTAATCAACATCAGTGAGGACATATTTGCTGGCTTTAACTGTACGCTGCGTGGAGGAAATGTTACACACCATGAATACATCCAAGTAGGCAAGGGGAGGGATGTTGGATTGAATCAGGTTTCCATGTTTGAAGCCAAGGTTGCTAGTGGAAATGGGGAGCAAATTCTTAGTAGAGATGTATACAGGTTGGGTCACAGGCTCGACTTCTTCCGTATGCTATCATTCTTTTACACTACTGTTGGATTCTTTTTCAACACAATGATGGTAACTTTAACTGTATATGCATTCTTATGGGGGCGACTTTATCTTGCTCTTAGTGGCATTGAAAATAGTATTGCTAGCGAATCTAATAATGGGGCACTTGCTACAATATTGAACCAGCAGTTCATCATTCAACTTGGTCTTTTCACTGCACTGCCAATGATAGTAGAGAATTCGCTTGAACAAGGCTTCCTTCAATCAATCTGGGATTTTTTGACCATGCAACTCCAGCTCTCATCTATATTCTACACATTTTCGATGGGAACTCGTGCTCATTATTTTGGAAGAACAATTCTTCATGGAGGTGCAAAATATCGGGCTACAGGCCGTGGTTTTGTCGTGCAGCACAAGAGTTTTGCGGAAAACTATAGGCTTTATGCTCGTAGCCATTTCATTAAAGCAATTGAACTTGGTTTGATCCTTACTGTTTATGCATCACACAGTGCAGTATCTTCTGACACATTTGTTTATATTGCCATGACCTTCACGAGTTGGTTCCTCGTAATTTCATGGTTGATGGCCCCGTTTGTATTCAATCCTTCTGGTTTTGATTGGTTGAAGACTGTATATGACTTTGATGAGTTCATGAACTGGATATGGTATCGTGGCAGCATATTTGCAAAAGCTGAACAGAGTTGGGAAAGATGGTGGTATGAAGAGCAGGATCATTTAAAGACAACTGGGTTTTGGGGAAAGGTGCTGGAGGTGATCCTTGACCTCAGATTCTTCTTTTTCCAGTATGGTATTGTATATCAGCTTGGAATTTCTGCTGGCAGTACGAGTATTGCTGTTTACCTGCTGTCTTGGATATGCGTGTTTGTGGCCTTGGCAACTTATGTCGTTGTAGCATATGCTCGGGACAAATATGCTGCAAAAGAGCACATCTACTATCGGCTTGTCCAATTCCTGATTATTATACTTGCAATAGTCGTTATAGTTGCCTTGCTTGAATTCACATCATTCAAATTCAGAGATATATTCACTAGTTTGCTGGCGTTTCTTCCCACGGGATGGGGATTACTGTTGATTGCTCAAGTACTCCGTCCCTTCCTCCATTCGACCATACTCTGGGACATTGTTATTGCTGTGGCACGAttctatgatatattgttcggAGTGATCGTCATGATTCCCGTGGCAGTTCTATCATGGTTACCTGGGTTTCAGTCGATGCAGACGAGGATCTTATTCAATGAAGCTTTCAGTAGAGGCCTTCGAATATTCCAGATTGTTACTGGAAAAAAATCCAAGGTTGATCAAGATTGA